DNA sequence from the Flavobacterium lipolyticum genome:
AAACAAACCGGAACAATATGAAAATATTGTGGTTAAAAATGACGGTAATAATTTGTTGCGTCTTAAAGATGTGGCAAGAGTAGAATTTGGTTCAATCTCTTATAGCGGTGACAACAAATCGAACAGTAAAAATGCGGTTACAATGGCAATTTTACAGACTTCGGGTTCTAATGCAAACGATATTGAAATCGGGATTAATAAAGAAGTAGAGCGATTATCAAAGTCTTTTCCTCCCGGAATTAAATACGTGAACGTAATGAGTACCAAAGAACGTTTGGACGAAGCGACAGGACAGGTAAAATCGACTTTGTTAGAAGCTTTTATTCTGGTATTTATTGTTGTATTTATATTCCTGCAGGACATTCGCTCGACGATAATTCCCGCTATTGCAGTACCAGTAGCGATTGTAGGAACCTTTTTCTTTCTATTGGTTTTTGGATTTACCATCAACATTCTAACACTTTTTGCCTTGGTTTTGGCGATCGGAATTGTAGTTGATGATGCTATTGTTGTAGTCGAAGCTGTTCACAGTAAAATGGAAGAAGATGCTGGGATTTCAGCCAAAGAAGCGACTCATAGTGCAATGGCAGAAATTACCGGAGCGGTAGTTTCGATTACTTTAGTCATGTCGGCTGTATTTATTCCAATTGGTTTTATGACAGGATCTTCAGGGATTTTCTATAAACAATTTGCTTATACTTTGGCAATTGCGATTATTATCTCGGCTGTAAATGCCTTGACGCTGACTCCTGCTTTATGTGCGCTTCTATTAAAAAATCATGACGACAAACACGGAAATCACGAACATAAAACCAGTTTTAAAGACCGTTTTTTTGTGGGGTTCAATACGGGTTTCAACAATTTTACCGGAAGATATATCAAAGGTGTTCGTTTCCTTGTGGGAAGAAAATGGATTGCAGCAGGATTAATTACCGGTATAACAGCTCTTGCAGTTTATATGATGATGTCAACGCCAAAAAGTTTCGTTCCGCTTGAAGATGATGGGTTTATGGTGTACAGTTTATCTATGCCACCGGGAACAGCGCTTGATCGTACAACTGAAGTAGTTCAGAGAATGGAGAAAATATTAGAATCAGAAAAAGCGATTGATGTTAATACCAGTATTACAGGATTTAATATTTTGAGTAACAGTTCCAGTACCGCATACGGATTAGGTTTTATTAAATTAAAGCCTAAAAAAGAAAGAGGTGAAGTTAAAGATATTGATGAAATTTTGAACAGTGTTACGGCCAAATTATCCACAATCAAAGAAGGTTCGGTTATGGTGTTTAGAATGCCGCCTGTAGAAGGATTTGGTGTAACAAGTGGTGCCGAAATTGTATTGCAGGACAGAATGGCAAGAAGTCCGGAAGTTTTAAAAGCAATGTCAGATAAAGTGATCGCACAAATTATGCAGCAACCCGGAGTTCAATATGCGTATACGACTTTTAGAGCCGATTATCCGCAGCTGGAATTGGAAGTTGATGAAGATAAAGCACGCCAAATGGGAGTGAACATAAAAGAACTGCTAGGAAATATCCAGACGTATTTTGCCGGAGATCAATCATCAGATTTTACCCGATTTGGTAAGTTTTACAGAGTTAATGTAAAAGCCGATGGAATATTCAGAATGGATGAGGATGCGTTTAACGAAATTTTCGTTAGAAATGCACAAATGCAGATGGTTCCTGTAAAATCAATCGTAAAATTCCATAAAGTGTACGGACCGGAATCGGTAGACCGTTACAACCTTTACAATTCGGTAAATATTACCGCAATGGCATTGCCGGGTTACAGTAATGGTCAGATTATGGTGAATTTAGAAAAGGTTTTAGATAAACTTCCAGCCGATTACAGTTACGAATGGACAGGTTTAAGTTTAGAAGAGAAAGCAGGAGGAAACCAAACGATTGCCATTTTCGGATTATGTCTGTTGTTTGTATTCTTTTTATTGGCAGCACAGTATGAAAGTTATTTACTGCCGTTGGCGGTTTTACTTTCAATTCCAGCAGGAATTTTAGGCGCTTTTGCCGGAGTAAAAGCTGTTGGTCTAGATAACAACATTTACGTTCAGGTCGGACTTATTATGCTAGTGGGACTTCTCGCCAAAAATGCCATTTTAATTGTAGAGTTTGCACTTCAAAGACGTCTGTCCGGTTTAAGTATTGTTGAAGCGGCAATTGAAGGCGCAAGATCAAGACTGCGACCAATTATCATGACTTCGCTTGCCTTTATTGTTGGTATGATTCCGTTGATGTTTGCTTCTGGAGGAACAGCAGTAGGAAACAAATCAATAAGTGTGAGCGCTTCAATCGGGATGTTGAGCGGAGTTATTTTGGGAGTTTTTGTGATTCCGTTGCTATTCATTGTATTTCAATATTTACAGGAAAAAGTTTCGGGCAAGAAAATCGTAGTTCAATCTATAAAAGAATAATAATGAAAATACTATATAAAATAGGAATTACTTTCTTTACCGGCTTGATTTTAACGTCATGTGTAGTAGGAAAAAAATATTCCCGAGCGGCATTAAATTCACCTGATAAATACCGTGAAGAAATTGCTGTAACGGGTGATACGGTTTTACTTCCGTGGAAAAGTTATTACAAAGATCCATTGCTGGTTGATTTAATTGAAAAAGCCCTCGTTAAAAATAACGAGGTGCTTATCGCAATGAAAAGCATGGAACAGCTGGATTTAAATTACAAACAGGCAAAATTAGCATTGCTTCCAACACTTGATTTTGATGCAGGAGCTAGCAGGACTTATCAGTCTAAAAACTCGCTGAATGGTTCCTTAAGTGCCCAATTTACAAGTAAAGATTATTTAGATGATTACAGTGCCAATCTTCGTATGTCCTGGGAGGTCGATATTTGGGGAAAAGCAGCAATGCAAAAAAGAGACGCAAAAGCCACTTATTTTGCTCAGAAAGAAAACCTTTCGGCATTAAAAACCAGAATCATTGTTCAGGTAGCGCAAGCTTATTATAACCTTTTAGGGTTAGACGAACAGCTTAAAATTGCTCAGAAAAATATTGAATTGAGCGATAGCACTTTAAACATGATGAAGTTGCAATACACCGCAGGATCAATTAGTTCTCTGGCAGTAAACCAAAGTGAAGCTCAGAAAAAAACAGCCGAATTATTGGTTCCTTTAGCAAAAGCGAATATCGCAGTTCAGGAAAATGCGTTACAGATTTTATGCGGAGAATATCCAAATACTGTAGCACGTGCAGGAAACTTAAATGTATCAGAATTTGCAGTTGAGGTTCCGGCAGGAATTCCAGCTTCGCTTTTAAGCAGAAGACCTGATATTAAAGCAAGTGAATATGCTGTAATGTCGGCTTATGCAAAAACAGGATTAGCAAAGGCTACGATGTACCCAACATTAAGTTTGAGTCCGTCGATTGGTGTAAATTCATTTGAGTTTGATACCTGGTTTAATTTTCCGGGATCAGTAACCAAATCGATTGCAGCAAATTTAGTACAGCCTATATTTAGAAAGAAAGAGTTAAGAACAGCCTATCAGGTTGCACTTTTAGAACAAGAAAAAGCAGCGATTCAATTTAAACGATCTTACATAACTGCGGTTGGTGAAGTAAATGATGCCTTGTCAAAACTAAAATATGCAGATGAGCGTATTATGCTTGTAACAGAAAAATCAGTTTCATTAGAAAAAGCAACTGCAGATGCAGGTCTTTTATACAAAAGCGGAATGGCGACTTATCTGGAGGTTATTGTAGCGCAAAATAGTTCTTTACAAAACGAACTTGAAGTTGTGACTATAAAATTAGAAAAGCTAGATGCAGCAATAAATTTATACCGCGCCTTAGGCGGAGGAGTGCAATAAAAATAATATTCAAGAGTTCATCATCTTTAGATTAATTTGTGGAGATGATGGATTTTTTGGTTACAATAGTACTCTAAAAAACAATTCGGATAATTCTGAGTATTTATACAGAAGAGTTTATTTTACAAATAAGAAAAGATTCTTATAAGAAGGAAATGATTTAAATTTATGGGTTTGAAACATAACGACTTACATAATAAATTTACATTGAGAGGCTTATTTAATCCTGTGAGGTAAATTCAGGTCGGGACAATTTTTAGATATTTTTAATTTTATAAATCGTTTAAATTTAATAGATCCAACACCTTTGGTGAAACTTTCAAATCGGATCGGAATTTTAAAACGCCCTTTATGAAATGTCTTTTTAATTCTTTTGCATTGCGTATTGAAAACGGAGTGTTGAATGTAATGGCTTTATACATTATTACGTTTCTGGAGTTATCGAAGTAATACACACAAATATCATGAGCGGCATCTTCTCCCGCTGATAAAACGATATCATAATTTTTCAGATCGGGAGTTGGACATAAAGACTCAAAAGTTAGGGATTCAATAACTATTTCATCTTTATAATGGTGCAAACCATTTTGATCCACTATTACTTTTGTGATTTTGTTTTTTTGGTGAATAATCATATCCTTTACTACAAAATACACCAAAAAAGATAAAAGAATTACAGACAGTACTGTAGAACAAATTTTAAATTCAACAGAAAGTTTAGATTCGATAATAATTATTTCTAAGTTAATTATTCCTAAAACGGTACCGGCAAAAATAAGGGACCCTAAAAACTTTACTATAAAAGTTGTTTTCTTTGATTCTAATGACTCTGTTTTTGAAAAATCATTATTCTGAAAATCCATTTCTTGTTAGGAGTTAGAAATTAAACATTACCGTTGTTGAAGCGAATTTAAGAAAGATAAATCTAATTTAGACAATTAGTAAAAGCTGTAGGTTATGTTTAGCATTCGATCCTCAAAATAGTGGCTCATTTTAGCTGTATCTGATTTTCTTTGTATTGTGGTAAGAAAGCCTTTTTTATCATAAGTCATTACTAATTCACTTACTTTTTGCAAACTCCATATATCCTCCATCAGTACCAGATTTTTATCCTTATTATAAGTGTATTTTTCGCTTTGGGGTTCAATGCTGTTTGGAACATCAGCCAGAACTGAAAGAAATCCTTCTTTAAATTGGTAAAGTTTAGATGGAGTGGTCTTATCGGCACAGCCATTATGAAGAAACAAAGCAACAGGGAGTCCGTCTAGATAATAATACGTTTTTTTCTGATTACAAGTCTCTTGATTGTCATTCTTCTTTAGAAAATCAAAGTATTCCGTGCACTCTTCGACTTCAAATCTATTCTCGTTATAATAGCGATAGTGCCATGAAGAAAAAGAATTTTCTTCGATCATTTTATTTAGCAGTTTTTCATTTGGTAAAGTACCAAGTGTTACTATTTTATCTACACCTGGGTATGATTCTCCCAGCCAACCGCTATTTTGGAGTCTATTAGGCATTTCGGAATTCAATGAAAAGAATCGGATTTTATCAATTCTGTTTTTTTCATCATATTGGTAAGAACTAATCTTTACGATGCCATTATTATAGTCAATCCTTGCTTTTTTATCAATCAGCCCTTTTGGATTGTAGTAATTTCTTATATAGAAAGTGGTGTCTGTTTTCTCTTTATTGTATCGTATGTTAGTTATAGTCACGACTTGACCATCCGGGTTAAAATTGTAAATATAATTTATCCCATTTTCGTCATTATTTTTTAGAACAATACTTTTTACCTTATTGTTCTTCATAAAAGAGGAATTGAAAGGAAAGACTGTTTTTGTAAAATAAATTTCTTCCTCAAAAGGCATGACAATGTAAAAAGGTTTTACCTGTGCTTTACCATTAAAGATGATACAGCAGATAAAAATGCTGGTTAAAAATGAAATAAGTTTGTATTTTGAGTATAACATTTTTTGCGAAATTCAAGAATAGTAACCTTATTTAAGGTCTTGTTATTAGCAAATGTATTCTATATTTATTTAGCATTAATAGCCCGCTTATAAACTTAACAATATAAAACTTAATTATATAGGGGGAGATTTTATATTTTCAGATGTTTAATATATTCGAACCGAGACTTCCGAAGGTCTTTATTTGATTGAATTTTCAATAGTTTAAAAAACATGGTGCCATGATTTTGTCACAAAAATAAAAATGGACAAAATTGCGATGAATAGCACTTAACTGCCTTAGCTTTTTGTGGCAAAATAGGAGGCAACTCCAAATCTTTTTTGCTGTGATTTTGCCACAAAACTTATGCAGTATAAAAACTGTATTAGTTGCCTTAGCTTTTTATAACAGAGAAGTATCAAGTCCACAAGGTTGAACGTATACTTTTTCCATGATAATTAATATATCTTATAACATTAGTAAATTTTCGTTATCATTTCATTTATAGGCAAGCGAACTTTTTTCATAGTTGCCATGTAGTCTTTTTCCAAATCACGGTATCCTAATGCAAGTATAACTGCGGAATGCAGCCCTTTCTCTTTCAAACCCAAAACGGCATCGATAATAGAAGCATTAAATCCTTCGATAGGAGTGGCATCCACTTTCAATTCTGCTGCAGCAATAAGTGCCGTTCCTAGTGCAATATAAGCCTGTTTGGCAGCCCAAAGTGCTTTTTGCTCTGCGTTGATAGTGCTAAAATAGGAATGCAATCCATTTCTAAATCCTGATAAGGCACCAGCATCAAGACCTCTTTGCTTTTCTGTCATTGCTATGTAATTGTCAATGTAAGTCGAAGACATGTCAGTGAATGCAGCAAAAACCAACAAATGAGAGCAAGAGTGAATCTGTCCATTATACGAATCAGCACCTAATTTCTTTTGAATTTCCGGATTGCTTACAACAAAGACACGGTAAGATTGCAGACCACAAGAAGATGCTGAAAGATTTATAGCCTCTAAGATCTGATCGACCTTCTCTTCTGTTACTTTAATGTTATTGTAAGCTTTTGTGGCGTAGCGCCATTTTAAATTTTCTATCAAATTCATTGCTATATCTATCTTAATTTTTGACAAATATAAATGATATTGTTTTCTTTTTCGAGTTTTTGAAGCGCTCTGGGAAACTCCAAATCACTCATCTTAGGTCACTAAAGAATAATTATCTGTTTCTCTTCATTTTGATGTGTTTTTAAAGATTAATAATCTTTAAAAACACATCAAAAAAGAATGATTAACTGATTTTGTGTGTAAATAAAAATATTTAATCTTTTATCTTCAAATTTGCAGGGTAAAAAAACTAAATAGTATCATCAGATGAAAGCAAACATACAAGAAGATAGGGGAATAAACGAAAAGCAGAATATTGAAAACACCCAGAATAGAATCAAGAATGGTTTTGCATTCACACTAAAGAGCACTTGTTTAGATGAAAATTATCACCCCTCAAGTGAAACGCGGTTGACAACCAATTTTGCAAACCTGGCTAGAGGAGGTAATCGCCAACAAAACTTACGTAATGCATTAAATATGATTAACAATCGATTCAATGCATTGGCTCATCTGGATAATCCAAAAGCGGATCGTTACCTTGTAGAACTTGAAATCATTACTGTAACGATGCGTATTGATGATCAGAATGGTGGTAGCAATCTGCCGTTGATTGAGGTTTTAAAAACGAATATTTTTGACCGCAAGACTAGTCAGCGTATCGAAGGTATTGCCGGGAATAATTTTTCGTCTTATGTTCGTGATTATGATTTTAGTATTTTATTGATCGAGCACAATAGAAATAAACCTAATTTTTGTATTCCTGAGAACTTTGGTGATTTGCACGGAAAACTTTATAAGTGTTTTGTGGGTTCCGCCACTTATAAAGAGCACTTTAAGATGTCACCGATTATTTGCCTAAGTGTATCGAGCAACAAAACGTATACTCGGACTGAGTATCAGCATCCGGTTCTGGGTTTTGAGTATTTGCAGGATCAGTATTCTATTACGGATGGATATTTCTCTAAAATGGGCTTGAAGGTTCGTTTTTTCATGCCTTTGAATAGTGTTGCACCAATGGCTTTTTATCATTCAGGAGATCTGCTTGCGGATTATACTGATCTTGGATTAATCAGCTCAATCAGCACCATGGAGACTTTCCAGAAGATTTATCGCCCTGAAATTTACAATGCAAATTCAGTGGCCGGGGAAATCTATCAACCTAGTCTTAAACACGAAGATTATTCACTGACTCGCGTAGATTATGACCGCGAAGAGCGCAGCCAATTGGCTGTTGAACAGGGTAAATATGCAGAAGAGCATTTCATTAAGCCTTACAAAAGTCTCCTGGAACAATGGTCTGCTAATTTTACCCTTTAATTGATTACAACGCATTAAAATTATATTATTATGAAGAAATTATTATTACCTACCTCTATTGTTGGAAGTTTACCAAAACCTGCCTGGCTAGCACCACCCGAAAAACTTTGGTCACCATGGAAATTAGAAGGCGATCAGCTGCTTGAAGGGAAACAAGATGCTTTACGCATTTCTTTCCAGGAGCAGCAATTGGCAGATCTGGATATCATTTGTGACGGTGAGCAGACGCGCCAGCATTTTGTAACGACTTTTATCGAGCATTTGAGCGGTGTAGATTTTGAAAACCGTAAAACCGTAAAAATCCGTAACCGTTATGACGCGAGTGTTCCAGTGGTAGTGGGTGAGGTTGCACGTCAAAAAGCAGTTTTTGTTGAAGATGCTAAATTTTTACGTAAACAGACTAATAAGCCTATAAAGTGGGCGTTGCCAGGCCCGCTGACAATGGTAGATACCTTGTACGACGACCATTATAAAAGCCGGGAAAAATTGGCGTGGGAATTTGCGAAAGCACTCAATGAAGAAGCAAGAGAACTTCAAGATGCAGGAGTAGACATTATCCAGTTTGATGAACCTGCATTTAATGTGTTCTTTGATGAAGTAAACGATTGGGGAATGGCGGCATTAGAAAGAGCCATTGAAGGTTTACACTGTCAAACTGCGGTTCATATTTGCTATGGTTATGGAATACAGGCAAATACTGATTGGAAAAAGACATTAGGTTCAGAGTGGCGACAATACGAAGAAATTTTTCCGAAAATTCAAAAATCTAAAATTGATGTGGTGTCTTTAGAATGTCACAACTCCAATGTGCCTTTAAATTTAATGGAACTTGTTCGCGGTAAAAAAGTAATGGTCGGTGCCATTGATGTAGCAACCAACACTATCGAAACACCAGAAGAAGTAGCTGCGACCCTGCGTAAAGCTCTTGAGTTTGTAGATGCCGAAAATCTTTACCCTTCTACAAACTGTGGTATGGCTCCGTTATCTAGAGATGTAGCCAGAGGTAAGTTAAATGCTTTAAGCGCAGGAGCAGAAATTATACGCAAAGAACTTGGGATTTAGTCTCAATTTATTAATTTGAATAAGGATTTCCTTGTTTGAAGCCTGCTGTCCGTAGAATTTAACAGAGCGACTCTGCGGACAACTAATGAATCTAGAGAATCCACGTTTATAGGCGTAAGATATTTTTGTAATCTTGACTCTACGGAGGAATAATATTTAAAACACATTGAAGAAATTATTAGAAGTATTAAAAAAAGCAGGTTTCGACGGTTTCCTGTTCATGATAGCCACCATGATTCTGATGGCTTATTTTTTGCCACATCCAGGTATGGTCAAAGAACCTGTTTCGCTGGAGGAGATTGCCAATGCAGGCGTTTCCTTGATTTTCTTGTTTTATGGTATGCGACTGAGTGTTGAGAAACTAAAAGCAGGACTTTCCAATTGGAAAATGCACATTGTCGTTCAGTTGACAACTTTTTTATTTTTTCCGCTCATCGTTTTGGCATTTCGCCCGTTGTTTGTCAATAACGGCTTCGAGCTGCTTTGGCTGGGTGTATTTTTTCTGGCAGCTTTACCATCTACAGTATCCTCTTCGGTAGTCATGGTTTCCATCGCCAAGGGAAACATTCCCGCAGCCATTTTCAATGCGAGTATTTCCAGTTTGATCGGAGTAGTGGTTACGCCGCTTTGGGTTGGGCTGTTTATAGCTTCTGCGACAGGCGATTTTGATGTTACTCAAATCGTCATAAAGTTGATTCTGCAAGTCTTGCTGCCTGTTATCATCGGCATATGCCTCAATTCCCGTTTCGGCGCCATTGCCGAAAAATACAAGAAACAGCTCAAATATTTTGATCAGTCAGTTATTCTAACGATTATTTACACATCGTTTTGCAAGTCATTTTCCGAACATCTTTTTGAAGGCTTCACCGCCCTTGAACTTGCTGGACTCGCTGCAGGGATGATGGCGTTGTTTTTTGTCGTATTCTTTTGTGTTGGACTACTCAGCCGTCTGCTTGGTTTTTCAGATGAAGACCGTATTACTGTTTTATTCTGCGGGTCAAAAAAGTCATTGGTACACGGCACCGTTATGTCAAAAGTACTTTTTCAGCACAGTACCATCACCGGCATCGTATTGCTGCCGCTCATGCTTTACCATGCTTTGCAATTGATTGCCGCCAGTATCATCGCTCAGGGTATGGCTCGACGAAAAGAAGTATAATGTTTATTTATGGTGTGGCCCTTTATCTTTTTTCGATAGAGGGCACCAAGGATAACGATTCCTGCGATAAAATAGTGTGTTTTAGATTTTTATACTGTTAAAACAAGTTTTTCAGTATGTTATGTTTTTAACTTCTATGAAATAAGATTTTGGTGTTGTTTTTGGTTACATTTGAAGAATTTTATTCTGATTTAAGAATAAATTAAAACCTGTTTAAAATAAAATATTCTATGGAACAAATAGACGATATTGATCTTCAGTTATTAAATATACTACACGATAATTCTAAATACACTGTAAAAGAGCTTGCTAAAATGGTAAATCTTTCGCCATCGCCTGTTTTTGAGCGGATTAAAAGATTGGAAAACAGCGGATATATTAAAAAATATATTGCCCTGCTTGATGCAGAAAAATTAAATAGAGGTTTCATTGTTTTTTGTAATATCAAACTTAAACAGCACGATCGTAATATCGGCCATCAATTTGTTAGTGATATTATGAAAATAGAAGAAGTTGTGGAATGTTACAATATTTCAGGAGATTACGATTTTTTAATGAAAGTTTCTGCCAAAGATATGAAGCATTATCAGGATTTTGTGTTTAATAAATTAGGATCAGTTGAAAGTATCGGAAGTACCCAAAGTACCTTTGTTATGTCGGAGATAAAAAATATGTATGGATAGTTCCGCGATGGCTTATTTATTTGAAATTCGCCTTAGCTTTTGTGACAGAAAATGTATTAAGTCCATTATGTTTAAATTTGATTTAATTCTTTCGTTATTGTAATACAATATTTATCTGTTTTTTTTAGTTGTTGTACTGATAATTTCGAATCAAACAGTATAATAAAAAAACGACGCAGAATACCTTCCGCGTCGTTCCATTCATTTCTATTTAATTGATTTAGATACCTTCCACCATCAAACGAGTGTCTGGTAAATTTTTCAATGG
Encoded proteins:
- a CDS encoding bile acid:sodium symporter family protein: MKKLLEVLKKAGFDGFLFMIATMILMAYFLPHPGMVKEPVSLEEIANAGVSLIFLFYGMRLSVEKLKAGLSNWKMHIVVQLTTFLFFPLIVLAFRPLFVNNGFELLWLGVFFLAALPSTVSSSVVMVSIAKGNIPAAIFNASISSLIGVVVTPLWVGLFIASATGDFDVTQIVIKLILQVLLPVIIGICLNSRFGAIAEKYKKQLKYFDQSVILTIIYTSFCKSFSEHLFEGFTALELAGLAAGMMALFFVVFFCVGLLSRLLGFSDEDRITVLFCGSKKSLVHGTVMSKVLFQHSTITGIVLLPLMLYHALQLIAASIIAQGMARRKEV
- a CDS encoding methionine synthase, with protein sequence MKKLLLPTSIVGSLPKPAWLAPPEKLWSPWKLEGDQLLEGKQDALRISFQEQQLADLDIICDGEQTRQHFVTTFIEHLSGVDFENRKTVKIRNRYDASVPVVVGEVARQKAVFVEDAKFLRKQTNKPIKWALPGPLTMVDTLYDDHYKSREKLAWEFAKALNEEARELQDAGVDIIQFDEPAFNVFFDEVNDWGMAALERAIEGLHCQTAVHICYGYGIQANTDWKKTLGSEWRQYEEIFPKIQKSKIDVVSLECHNSNVPLNLMELVRGKKVMVGAIDVATNTIETPEEVAATLRKALEFVDAENLYPSTNCGMAPLSRDVARGKLNALSAGAEIIRKELGI
- a CDS encoding TolC family protein, which produces MKILYKIGITFFTGLILTSCVVGKKYSRAALNSPDKYREEIAVTGDTVLLPWKSYYKDPLLVDLIEKALVKNNEVLIAMKSMEQLDLNYKQAKLALLPTLDFDAGASRTYQSKNSLNGSLSAQFTSKDYLDDYSANLRMSWEVDIWGKAAMQKRDAKATYFAQKENLSALKTRIIVQVAQAYYNLLGLDEQLKIAQKNIELSDSTLNMMKLQYTAGSISSLAVNQSEAQKKTAELLVPLAKANIAVQENALQILCGEYPNTVARAGNLNVSEFAVEVPAGIPASLLSRRPDIKASEYAVMSAYAKTGLAKATMYPTLSLSPSIGVNSFEFDTWFNFPGSVTKSIAANLVQPIFRKKELRTAYQVALLEQEKAAIQFKRSYITAVGEVNDALSKLKYADERIMLVTEKSVSLEKATADAGLLYKSGMATYLEVIVAQNSSLQNELEVVTIKLEKLDAAINLYRALGGGVQ
- a CDS encoding Lrp/AsnC family transcriptional regulator, with product MEQIDDIDLQLLNILHDNSKYTVKELAKMVNLSPSPVFERIKRLENSGYIKKYIALLDAEKLNRGFIVFCNIKLKQHDRNIGHQFVSDIMKIEEVVECYNISGDYDFLMKVSAKDMKHYQDFVFNKLGSVESIGSTQSTFVMSEIKNMYG
- a CDS encoding nitroreductase family protein, which gives rise to MNLIENLKWRYATKAYNNIKVTEEKVDQILEAINLSASSCGLQSYRVFVVSNPEIQKKLGADSYNGQIHSCSHLLVFAAFTDMSSTYIDNYIAMTEKQRGLDAGALSGFRNGLHSYFSTINAEQKALWAAKQAYIALGTALIAAAELKVDATPIEGFNASIIDAVLGLKEKGLHSAVILALGYRDLEKDYMATMKKVRLPINEMITKIY
- a CDS encoding efflux RND transporter permease subunit, translated to MLKKIIDRPVLATVISIVLVILGIIGLTRLSVTRFPDISPPTVMVSGSYPGGNSETVIRSVVTPLEEQINGVENMQYIKSSASNDGSFSISVIFKQGVDPDQAAVNVQNRVQQATPKLPQEVIRMGLTTSKQQNSMIVIFNLYTEDNKKYDELFLQNYANINLVPQMKRVPGVGQVQIFGQKDYSMRIWLDPRKMANAGLVPSDVTQAIADQSLESAPGKLGEESKAALEYVIRYKGKKNKPEQYENIVVKNDGNNLLRLKDVARVEFGSISYSGDNKSNSKNAVTMAILQTSGSNANDIEIGINKEVERLSKSFPPGIKYVNVMSTKERLDEATGQVKSTLLEAFILVFIVVFIFLQDIRSTIIPAIAVPVAIVGTFFFLLVFGFTINILTLFALVLAIGIVVDDAIVVVEAVHSKMEEDAGISAKEATHSAMAEITGAVVSITLVMSAVFIPIGFMTGSSGIFYKQFAYTLAIAIIISAVNALTLTPALCALLLKNHDDKHGNHEHKTSFKDRFFVGFNTGFNNFTGRYIKGVRFLVGRKWIAAGLITGITALAVYMMMSTPKSFVPLEDDGFMVYSLSMPPGTALDRTTEVVQRMEKILESEKAIDVNTSITGFNILSNSSSTAYGLGFIKLKPKKERGEVKDIDEILNSVTAKLSTIKEGSVMVFRMPPVEGFGVTSGAEIVLQDRMARSPEVLKAMSDKVIAQIMQQPGVQYAYTTFRADYPQLELEVDEDKARQMGVNIKELLGNIQTYFAGDQSSDFTRFGKFYRVNVKADGIFRMDEDAFNEIFVRNAQMQMVPVKSIVKFHKVYGPESVDRYNLYNSVNITAMALPGYSNGQIMVNLEKVLDKLPADYSYEWTGLSLEEKAGGNQTIAIFGLCLLFVFFLLAAQYESYLLPLAVLLSIPAGILGAFAGVKAVGLDNNIYVQVGLIMLVGLLAKNAILIVEFALQRRLSGLSIVEAAIEGARSRLRPIIMTSLAFIVGMIPLMFASGGTAVGNKSISVSASIGMLSGVILGVFVIPLLFIVFQYLQEKVSGKKIVVQSIKE
- a CDS encoding DUF1852 domain-containing protein, encoding MKANIQEDRGINEKQNIENTQNRIKNGFAFTLKSTCLDENYHPSSETRLTTNFANLARGGNRQQNLRNALNMINNRFNALAHLDNPKADRYLVELEIITVTMRIDDQNGGSNLPLIEVLKTNIFDRKTSQRIEGIAGNNFSSYVRDYDFSILLIEHNRNKPNFCIPENFGDLHGKLYKCFVGSATYKEHFKMSPIICLSVSSNKTYTRTEYQHPVLGFEYLQDQYSITDGYFSKMGLKVRFFMPLNSVAPMAFYHSGDLLADYTDLGLISSISTMETFQKIYRPEIYNANSVAGEIYQPSLKHEDYSLTRVDYDREERSQLAVEQGKYAEEHFIKPYKSLLEQWSANFTL